A DNA window from Maribellus comscasis contains the following coding sequences:
- a CDS encoding site-specific integrase → MRVTVNFQLKKSKAREDDKCPVYLRCTLDGERFELSTGIFILPDLWSSGRQEPRGKTEEALVVKNRLGKVATQVQDAFNLLESTEEHFTIFDLKEKLLSPKKKVGLISVFDSVIKDIEARVGVDYSQGTLKHYKTSRERIKGFISFQFKRQEFPVSSVDYGFINAMDVYLKQKFRVKPNTAVTYHKHLKKVLNTAVGLNYINANPYERFKVVRNESHRDYLTLQELDKIRRKGISTQRLGLVRDIFVFACYTGLGYAELKKLSREHIHLGDDGNEWIVIDRNKTDIRCRIPLLDQAKDILKKYERHPVFGITGKLLPINSNQKMNEYLKELAAICKIDKNLTMHVSRHTFATSVTLTNGVPIETVSSMLGHTSIKTTQIYARIVDKKISEDMKKLNAIL, encoded by the coding sequence ATGAGAGTAACAGTTAATTTTCAGTTGAAAAAGTCAAAGGCCAGGGAAGATGACAAATGCCCTGTTTATTTGCGGTGTACGCTTGATGGGGAACGGTTTGAACTGTCAACCGGTATTTTTATTTTACCGGATTTATGGAGTAGTGGCAGGCAGGAACCCAGGGGGAAGACCGAGGAAGCTCTGGTAGTCAAAAACCGTTTAGGTAAAGTTGCTACACAAGTACAGGATGCTTTCAACTTATTGGAATCAACCGAAGAACATTTCACCATTTTTGATCTAAAAGAAAAACTTTTGTCCCCGAAGAAGAAGGTTGGCCTGATTTCGGTTTTTGATTCCGTGATAAAAGATATAGAAGCGCGGGTCGGGGTTGATTATTCGCAGGGAACCCTGAAACATTATAAAACGAGCAGGGAACGGATAAAAGGATTTATCAGCTTTCAGTTTAAGCGGCAGGAATTTCCTGTTTCATCAGTTGACTATGGTTTTATTAATGCAATGGATGTTTATTTAAAGCAGAAATTCCGGGTAAAGCCTAATACTGCAGTAACCTATCATAAGCATTTGAAGAAGGTATTGAATACGGCAGTTGGCCTAAATTACATTAACGCCAACCCTTACGAACGCTTTAAGGTTGTCAGGAACGAATCCCACCGGGATTACCTTACATTACAGGAACTTGACAAAATAAGACGCAAAGGAATAAGTACTCAGCGATTGGGGCTGGTACGGGATATATTTGTGTTTGCATGTTATACCGGGCTCGGGTACGCCGAACTAAAGAAACTTAGTCGGGAACATATTCACCTGGGGGATGACGGAAATGAGTGGATTGTCATTGACCGGAATAAAACCGATATCCGTTGCAGGATTCCCTTATTAGATCAGGCCAAAGATATCCTTAAAAAATACGAAAGACATCCGGTGTTTGGCATCACCGGGAAGTTACTTCCGATAAATTCCAACCAAAAGATGAACGAATATCTAAAAGAACTGGCAGCTATATGCAAGATCGATAAAAATCTGACTATGCATGTTTCAAGGCACACATTTGCAACTTCGGTCACGCTAACCAATGGCGTACCAATTGAAACGGTTTCCAGCATGCTGGGGCATACCTCGATTAAAACCACTCAGATTTATGCTAGAATTGTGGACAAGAAAATCTCTGAAGACATGAAGAAGTTGAATGCAATATTATAA
- a CDS encoding DUF3781 domain-containing protein has product MSNYKKEILEKICYTELVYNRINKKLNKELSKREIEELILTIIKETDETEFHKKGKNIYIINNERNVRLTINSNTNRIITVDKMKKTLSH; this is encoded by the coding sequence ATGAGCAACTATAAAAAAGAAATCTTAGAGAAAATTTGTTACACTGAACTTGTTTACAACAGGATCAACAAGAAATTAAACAAAGAGCTTTCAAAAAGAGAAATTGAAGAATTGATTCTTACAATTATAAAGGAGACGGATGAGACGGAATTTCATAAAAAAGGCAAAAATATTTATATAATAAACAACGAAAGAAATGTCAGGCTGACGATTAATTCCAATACCAACAGAATAATTACAGTAGATAAAATGAAAAAAACATTGAGCCACTAA
- a CDS encoding haloacid dehalogenase type II, with protein sequence MKYTLAFDVYGTLINISGVFDSLEQMIGDKAKMFMDTWRSKQLEYSVRRGLMNKYADFSVCTKDSLEFCCQMFKTDLAGSQKEALMDEYSVLPVFADVKAGLKNLKESGHKLFAFSNGSKKAVSKLLTNAKIIDIFDDIVSVENQKTFKPSPLVYKHFNDETNSTKSDSWLISSNSFDVIGAISYGMRAAWVQRSQDSIFDPWGIEPTTIINQLTDLSLKLEMKE encoded by the coding sequence ATGAAGTATACTTTAGCATTTGACGTTTACGGGACATTGATAAATATATCAGGAGTTTTCGACTCATTGGAACAAATGATTGGTGATAAAGCAAAAATGTTTATGGATACATGGAGAAGTAAACAACTGGAATATTCAGTTAGACGCGGATTAATGAATAAATACGCTGACTTTTCGGTGTGTACTAAAGATTCACTGGAATTCTGTTGCCAGATGTTTAAAACCGATTTAGCCGGAAGTCAGAAAGAAGCTTTAATGGATGAGTACTCTGTTTTGCCGGTTTTTGCCGATGTTAAGGCCGGGTTGAAGAACCTAAAAGAATCCGGGCATAAATTGTTTGCCTTTTCAAATGGAAGCAAAAAAGCTGTATCAAAGCTTTTAACTAATGCGAAAATTATTGACATATTTGATGATATTGTAAGTGTTGAAAATCAAAAGACTTTTAAGCCAAGCCCGTTAGTTTATAAGCATTTCAATGATGAGACTAACTCAACAAAATCAGATTCCTGGTTAATATCAAGTAATTCTTTTGATGTAATTGGAGCAATTTCATACGGGATGCGAGCAGCCTGGGTACAGCGTTCTCAAGATTCAATATTTGACCCATGGGGAATTGAGCCAACAACAATAATCAATCAGTTGACCGATTTATCGTTGAAATTGGAAATGAAAGAATGA
- a CDS encoding class I SAM-dependent methyltransferase: MEQKRFNPAKLERLNNPERSKIFPVDSIVKLTNIENPEVIIDLGAGTAFFSIPFARLYKSCKIYACDISEIMVDWMAKNIVPEYGNIYPMKISDNQIPLNDNIADLIFMVNLHHELDDPEGTLKECYRLLKPNGVIVISDWKKEDMEHGPSLELRYEPYEVKEQLLGTGFYEIQDYMDFPNNFLVTAKK; encoded by the coding sequence ATGGAACAAAAGAGGTTTAATCCGGCAAAACTTGAAAGATTAAATAATCCTGAACGGTCAAAAATATTTCCGGTTGATTCTATTGTAAAATTAACCAATATTGAAAATCCCGAAGTAATTATAGATTTGGGTGCAGGTACAGCGTTTTTCAGCATTCCTTTTGCACGTCTTTACAAGAGCTGCAAAATTTATGCATGTGATATTTCGGAGATTATGGTTGATTGGATGGCCAAAAATATTGTACCGGAATATGGCAACATATATCCTATGAAAATATCTGATAACCAAATTCCCTTGAATGATAATATTGCCGATTTAATTTTTATGGTAAACCTACATCATGAACTGGATGACCCGGAGGGAACATTAAAAGAATGTTACAGGCTATTAAAGCCTAACGGTGTTATTGTTATATCAGATTGGAAAAAGGAGGATATGGAACATGGCCCATCTTTAGAGTTAAGATACGAACCCTATGAGGTAAAAGAACAATTGCTTGGAACAGGATTTTATGAGATTCAGGATTATATGGATTTTCCGAACAATTTTTTAGTGACCGCTAAGAAATGA
- a CDS encoding YkoF family thiamine/hydroxymethylpyrimidine-binding protein, whose amino-acid sequence MEITAEISYYPLKENYNKPIQEFIDTLTENQKVTFETGMMSTVISGGYDEVMLLLVQTIKPFMEKYPSLFTLKIANTCKI is encoded by the coding sequence ATGGAAATTACAGCGGAAATCAGCTACTACCCACTGAAAGAAAACTACAATAAACCCATACAGGAATTTATTGATACATTAACAGAAAATCAAAAAGTTACCTTTGAAACAGGAATGATGAGCACAGTTATTTCAGGAGGGTATGACGAGGTAATGCTTTTGCTTGTTCAAACCATAAAGCCGTTTATGGAAAAATACCCTTCACTATTTACGCTTAAAATAGCAAACACCTGCAAAATCTAA
- a CDS encoding class I SAM-dependent methyltransferase codes for MNLYLNREIARDYDNFYETPQGKAIDNIEKKIITVLMEDIPCEPLLELGCGTGHWTQFLVNREFHVTATDASEEMLKIARGKKINNVVFQQADATMLPFADQSFSIVVSITMLEFVKDETKALSEIDRVLKSRGHLVLGCLNSQSELGKNKGNDEVFRHARFFSPEEIRQMLSRFGKPRLETGVYYSPAFELLDDTESQNTVHPAFIGAVVQKK; via the coding sequence ATGAATTTATATCTAAACCGCGAGATCGCCCGTGATTACGATAATTTTTATGAAACCCCGCAAGGAAAAGCAATAGATAATATTGAAAAAAAAATTATCACAGTATTAATGGAAGATATCCCCTGTGAACCGTTGCTTGAACTGGGGTGCGGCACCGGGCACTGGACACAATTTTTGGTCAACCGGGAATTCCACGTAACAGCTACTGACGCCTCAGAGGAAATGCTGAAAATTGCACGAGGTAAAAAGATTAATAACGTGGTTTTTCAACAGGCTGACGCTACCATGCTCCCATTTGCCGACCAAAGTTTTTCTATTGTTGTTTCTATAACCATGCTTGAATTTGTAAAAGATGAAACAAAAGCGCTCAGTGAGATTGACCGTGTTCTAAAATCAAGAGGACATCTGGTTTTGGGATGCCTGAATTCACAGTCAGAGTTGGGAAAAAACAAAGGTAATGATGAGGTTTTTCGGCACGCCCGTTTTTTCTCTCCCGAAGAAATAAGACAAATGTTATCACGCTTTGGGAAACCAAGACTGGAGACGGGGGTTTATTATTCTCCTGCATTTGAGTTATTAGATGATACGGAAAGTCAAAATACGGTGCATCCGGCCTTTATTGGCGCAGTTGTTCAAAAAAAATAA
- a CDS encoding RNA polymerase sigma factor has protein sequence MNLQKGDEASFTQLYHLYEGQLYRYVLSIVKSPDLTDDVLQEVFIKIWEQRGLLNPERSFQTFLFTVAKNHVLNLMKRASLDDKIRSEIFLYAEKESVPVEESFDFRETESLINQAIANLPAQQKKIFELCKIKGLTYEETAKQLSITSGTVNTQMVKSLKAIREYLNMNGVLTTSFFLLFFLR, from the coding sequence ATGAACCTTCAAAAGGGAGATGAAGCTTCTTTTACCCAATTATACCATTTATACGAGGGGCAATTGTACCGGTATGTGCTAAGTATTGTCAAATCACCCGATTTGACAGATGACGTTTTGCAGGAAGTTTTCATCAAAATTTGGGAACAAAGAGGTTTATTGAATCCTGAAAGGTCATTTCAGACTTTTCTTTTTACGGTGGCGAAGAATCATGTATTGAACCTGATGAAACGCGCTTCCCTGGACGATAAAATACGTTCGGAAATATTTTTATATGCTGAAAAGGAATCTGTACCTGTGGAAGAATCTTTTGATTTCAGGGAAACAGAATCCTTAATCAATCAGGCTATTGCTAACCTACCTGCCCAGCAAAAAAAGATTTTTGAGCTTTGTAAAATAAAAGGGCTGACATACGAAGAGACGGCAAAACAGTTAAGTATTACTTCCGGCACTGTAAACACCCAGATGGTAAAGTCGTTAAAAGCAATAAGGGAATATCTGAATATGAACGGCGTCCTGACCACATCTTTTTTTCTGCTATTCTTTTTGAGGTAA